Proteins from a genomic interval of Deltaproteobacteria bacterium:
- a CDS encoding mandelate racemase/muconate lactonizing enzyme family protein: MTAMNETISAIETISLRVPLDIWAPAPMSQGVPRTHVESLYVRVTTSGGVVGWGECFGTGRPMVVAAFDTWIKRLAIGQSATDEELIPRIERMLLSLSRSGPLAHALAGLDIALWDIRGKLAGVSVSTLLGGAKRSRVECYASLLQYSGNSEHIRRNTARALERGYRLIKLHERTAAAVAAAREVTGPDIPLMVDTNCAWTPAEAEEAVAAMAPSKPYWVEEPIYPPEDFESLAKLRAVTGVPMGIGENGTSLREFRRMVTIGKADFVQPAMVKLGITAMAKVAAEVEQAGALCVPNAFYLGPAFLAALHCLAVKEKDSPLERMFADFGATPFAKTVPVIDGGVEVPQGPGLGADPEDDLIAQFRV; this comes from the coding sequence ATGACAGCCATGAACGAAACAATTTCTGCGATCGAAACTATTTCGCTGCGGGTGCCGTTGGATATCTGGGCGCCGGCGCCGATGTCGCAAGGCGTGCCGCGCACCCATGTGGAAAGCCTCTATGTGCGCGTGACCACTAGCGGCGGCGTGGTCGGTTGGGGTGAGTGCTTCGGCACTGGCCGTCCCATGGTCGTCGCCGCCTTCGACACTTGGATCAAGCGGCTCGCCATCGGCCAGAGCGCCACGGATGAAGAATTGATCCCGCGCATCGAACGCATGCTGCTGTCGCTCAGCCGCTCCGGGCCGCTGGCCCACGCGCTGGCCGGGCTCGACATCGCGCTGTGGGACATTCGCGGCAAGCTGGCCGGCGTTTCGGTATCGACGCTCTTGGGCGGCGCCAAGCGATCCCGCGTCGAATGCTACGCTTCGCTGCTGCAATATTCCGGGAACTCGGAACATATCAGGCGCAACACCGCGCGCGCTCTCGAACGCGGCTATCGTCTGATCAAGCTCCATGAACGCACCGCCGCTGCAGTCGCTGCCGCGCGCGAAGTGACGGGTCCGGACATTCCTCTGATGGTGGATACCAACTGCGCATGGACGCCGGCCGAAGCCGAGGAGGCGGTCGCCGCGATGGCGCCGTCCAAGCCCTACTGGGTTGAGGAGCCGATCTATCCGCCGGAGGATTTCGAATCTCTCGCCAAGCTGCGCGCGGTCACCGGCGTGCCCATGGGGATCGGCGAGAACGGAACCAGCTTGCGCGAATTTCGCAGAATGGTCACCATCGGCAAAGCCGATTTCGTTCAGCCCGCGATGGTCAAACTCGGCATCACTGCCATGGCAAAAGTCGCCGCCGAGGTCGAGCAAGCCGGTGCCCTGTGCGTGCCCAACGCTTTTTATCTGGGACCGGCATTTCTAGCGGCGTTGCATTGCCTCGCGGTAAAAGAGAAAGACTCTCCGCTCGAGCGCATGTTCGCCGACTTCGGCGCGACGCCGTTCGCCAAGACCGTGCCCGTGATCGACGGCGGCGTTGAAGTTCCGCAAGGCCCAGGTCTCGGCGCCGACCCGGAAGACGACCTGATTGCTCAGTTCAGAGTGTAG
- a CDS encoding XRE family transcriptional regulator, with amino-acid sequence MSKAIDVTVSAGNIFADLEIDNADEFYTRACLGVQVMKLLKGRSPKEAAKLLGVKQSKISALMRAKFSRFSQERLIGFLNKLDRKVTIQISRHRGKEPYQQVTLAP; translated from the coding sequence ATGAGTAAGGCAATCGACGTGACTGTGAGCGCCGGCAATATCTTCGCCGACCTTGAGATCGACAACGCAGACGAGTTTTACACCCGCGCCTGCTTGGGCGTGCAGGTCATGAAGCTCTTAAAAGGCCGCAGTCCCAAAGAAGCGGCGAAACTGCTCGGCGTCAAGCAATCGAAAATCTCCGCGCTCATGCGCGCCAAATTCAGCCGGTTCAGCCAAGAGCGGCTAATCGGATTTCTGAACAAGCTGGACCGGAAAGTCACTATTCAAATTAGCCGCCACCGCGGCAAAGAACCTTACCAGCAGGTTACCCTGGCTCCCTGA